The nucleotide sequence CGGTTTTCCTGGCGGGCGCAGTTGGCAGCACCGGCCCAAAAGCAACGGGCAGCACCGACTTTCAGGAAATCCGGAATTACGCCGGAGCGCTGGCTACCCGCATTGAGCGCACCGTTCCGCAGATACAGACCCACTCCGACAGTACGCTGGCCCTGCTGACGCTGCCGCTGGGACTGCGGGAACCACACCCCCGCGTCATTGGCAACTGGCGCGTGCGTCCGTGGCTGTTTTACGCGATCTACGGTGACTACCCTTCTGACCTGAAGGCCTTACGTATCGGCCAGACGGTGTTGCTGGGTACGCCCTGCGATTTCTCGGGCGAACTCGCGGCCGAGCTAAACCCGCTGGCCACCAAGAAAGGTGTAAATCTGATGGTTACCAGCTTCGACGGCGGCTATATTGGCTACGTAACGCCCGACCGCTACTACAACCGCCAGACCTACGAAACCCGCGACATGAACTGGTTTGGTCCTTATAACGGCGCTTATTTTCAGGAAATGATGGTGGGGTTGCTGAAGAAACTTTAGGCTGGCTTTCCGAAGAGATATAAAACAAAAGGAGCGAAGATCTGTCTTCGCTCCTTTTCAAGTAGTTTATCCAATTACGTTACACCTCTTCCGTTTGCAACTGTTTCTCGTAGAGTTCGCGGTAGGCACCGTTCAGTTCCATCAGGTCCTCGTGCGTGCCCTGCTCGACAATTTCGCCATCGTCCAGCATGATGATGTGATCGGCCAGCTTTGCCGAGGAAACGCGGTGCGAAATCACCACGGACGTACGGTCAGCCATGATGCGCCGGAGGTTATTCAGGATAATATTTTCGGTGTTGGTATCTACGGCCGAGAGGCAGTCGTCCAGAATCAGGATTTTTGGATTGCGGGCAATGGCGCGGGCAATGCTCAATCGCTGCTTCTGACCGCCCGAGAGCGTAACACCCCGTTCGCCCACCCGGGTTTCGAACTGCTCCGGGAAATCCATTACGTTCTGATACAGGTCGGCATCGCGAACGGCCTGCTCCACGCGACTCTGGGGTAGATCGGGCTTGCCGAAGCGAACGTTGTTGCTGATGGTATCCGAGAACAGAAACACATCCTGCGGAACGTAACCCATCTGCTCCCGCAAGGAGGTCAGATTATAATCTTTGATGGGGATTCCATCAATCCGGATTTCGCCCGAGCTAACGTCGTACATCCGCGTCAGCAGATTCGCCAGCGTACTCTTACCCGAACCGGTTGTTCCCAGAATGGCGACGGTTTCGCCCGCCCGGACGTGCATCGAGAAGTTCTTGATGGCAACAATACCCGAGTCCGGGTAAACGAAGCGAACGTTTTTAAACTCGATTTCGCCGTTAACTGTGTGCTTCAGGTTCTTTTGCGAAACAATGTCGGTTTTGATACGCAGAAACTCGTTGATGCGCTCCTGTGAGGCAGCTGCCCGCTGGGTCTGACTGGTGGTCCAGCCCAAGGCCATTACGGGCCACGTCAGCATGTTGACGTAGAGGATAAACTCCGTGATGTTGCCCGGTGTCAGGCGACCGGCCAGAATTTCCTGCCCCCCAACGTATACGACCAGAACGTTACTCAGGCCCACCAGAATGGCAACGATGGGAAAAAATAGCGAATCGACCCGGGTCAGTCCCAGCGACCTGGCGCGATATTCATCGCTTTCCAGCTCAAACTTGGCGGCTGAATTAGTTTCCTGCACGAACGCTTTCAGAACCCGAATTCCCGAAAAGGCTTCCTGTACATAGGTCGAAAGCCGCGACAGGCTCCGCTGAATTTCCTCCGAGCGCCGGAT is from Spirosoma taeanense and encodes:
- a CDS encoding ABC transporter ATP-binding protein, with the protein product MKALSYLNKYLLKYKWYLIWGTVFTIISNLFGIFPAQLVRYALDLVRETLDIYYLYDQSPLQSALYNVFTFSLLLFAGGTLAMALLKGFFLFLVRQTLIVMSRHVEYDLKNEIYDHYQTLPLSFYRQHNTGDLMARISEDVSKVRMYIGPSIMYGLNLIVLFILVITYMVSINARLSLYVLLPLPILSVAIYLVNNIIIRRSEEIQRSLSRLSTYVQEAFSGIRVLKAFVQETNSAAKFELESDEYRARSLGLTRVDSLFFPIVAILVGLSNVLVVYVGGQEILAGRLTPGNITEFILYVNMLTWPVMALGWTTSQTQRAAASQERINEFLRIKTDIVSQKNLKHTVNGEIEFKNVRFVYPDSGIVAIKNFSMHVRAGETVAILGTTGSGKSTLANLLTRMYDVSSGEIRIDGIPIKDYNLTSLREQMGYVPQDVFLFSDTISNNVRFGKPDLPQSRVEQAVRDADLYQNVMDFPEQFETRVGERGVTLSGGQKQRLSIARAIARNPKILILDDCLSAVDTNTENIILNNLRRIMADRTSVVISHRVSSAKLADHIIMLDDGEIVEQGTHEDLMELNGAYRELYEKQLQTEEV